A single Hippopotamus amphibius kiboko isolate mHipAmp2 chromosome 5, mHipAmp2.hap2, whole genome shotgun sequence DNA region contains:
- the SDC2 gene encoding syndecan-2 isoform X1: MRRAWILLTLGLVACVSAESRAELTSDKDMYLDNSSIEEASGVYPIDDDDYASASGSGADEDGESPELTTSRPLPNIPFTSAVPRVETTTLNKIQNKIPAQTKSPEEIDKEKVHLSDSERKMDPAEEDTNVYTEKHSDNLFKRTEVLAAVIAGGVIGFLFAIFLILLLVYRMRKKDEGSYDLGERKPSSAAYQKAPTKEFYA; this comes from the exons cGGGCGGAGCTGACGTCTGATAAAGACATGTACCTTGACAACAGCTCCATTGAAGAAGCTTCAGGAGTGTATCCTATTGATGATGATGACTATGCTTCTGCGTCAGGCTCAG GAGCTGATGAGGATGGAGAGAGTCCAGAGCTGACCACATCTAGACCCCTTCCAAATATTCCATTCACTAGTGCTGTTCCGAGAGTGGAAACCACAACACTGAACAAGATACAAAACAAGATCCCTGCTCAGACAAAg TCACCTGAAGAAATTGATAAGGAAAAAGTTCACCTCTCTGactcagaaaggaaaatggaCCCAGCTGAAGAAGATACAAATGTGTATACTGAGAAGCACTCAGACAATCTGTTTAAACGAACAGAGGTCCTGGCAG CTGTCATTGCTGGCGGAGTTATCGGCTTTCTCTTTGCAATTTTCCTTATCCTGCTGTTGGTGTATCGCATGAGAAAGAAGGATGAAGGAAGTTACGACCTTGGAGAACGCAAACCATCCAGTGCTGCTTATCAGAAGGCACCTACTAAGGAGTTTTATGCGTGA
- the SDC2 gene encoding syndecan-2 isoform X2, with protein sequence MYLDNSSIEEASGVYPIDDDDYASASGSGADEDGESPELTTSRPLPNIPFTSAVPRVETTTLNKIQNKIPAQTKSPEEIDKEKVHLSDSERKMDPAEEDTNVYTEKHSDNLFKRTEVLAAVIAGGVIGFLFAIFLILLLVYRMRKKDEGSYDLGERKPSSAAYQKAPTKEFYA encoded by the exons ATGTACCTTGACAACAGCTCCATTGAAGAAGCTTCAGGAGTGTATCCTATTGATGATGATGACTATGCTTCTGCGTCAGGCTCAG GAGCTGATGAGGATGGAGAGAGTCCAGAGCTGACCACATCTAGACCCCTTCCAAATATTCCATTCACTAGTGCTGTTCCGAGAGTGGAAACCACAACACTGAACAAGATACAAAACAAGATCCCTGCTCAGACAAAg TCACCTGAAGAAATTGATAAGGAAAAAGTTCACCTCTCTGactcagaaaggaaaatggaCCCAGCTGAAGAAGATACAAATGTGTATACTGAGAAGCACTCAGACAATCTGTTTAAACGAACAGAGGTCCTGGCAG CTGTCATTGCTGGCGGAGTTATCGGCTTTCTCTTTGCAATTTTCCTTATCCTGCTGTTGGTGTATCGCATGAGAAAGAAGGATGAAGGAAGTTACGACCTTGGAGAACGCAAACCATCCAGTGCTGCTTATCAGAAGGCACCTACTAAGGAGTTTTATGCGTGA